From one Streptomyces sp. ICC1 genomic stretch:
- the paaN gene encoding phenylacetic acid degradation protein PaaN, with the protein MAAELTVPQLSAKHRPTLDQALATIRSRAYWSPHPEHPKAYGETAGADGLAAFEALRGTRLDLGQPGTDDWTGAETSPYGVELGVEYPHVDPDVLLPAMRAGMAAWRDAGPETRALVCIEILARISARTHEFAHAVMHTSGQAFMMAFQAGGPHAQDRGLEAVAYAYEEQTRVPGQADWSKPQGKKDPLELGKTFTAVPRGISLMIGCNTFPTWNGYPGIFASLATGNPVLVKPHPRAVLPLALTVQVAREVLAGAGFDPNLVALAVERPGEGIAKELAVRPEIKVIDYTGSTEFGEWLEANARQAQVYTEKAGVNTVVLDSTDDYKGMLSNLAFSLSLYSGQMCTTPQNLLIPRDGIETDAGHKSYDEVVADLAGSVGGLLGDDARANALLGALVNPDVKARLEAAAGLGEVALASREITHPEFPGAVVRTPVMVKLDSSKPDESAPYLSECFGPVSFAVAVDSTADALELLRRTVREKGAMTVGAYTTSADTERAIEEVCLEESAQLSLNLTGGVYVNQTAAFSDFHGSGGNPAANAALCDGAFVSNRFRVVEVRRQA; encoded by the coding sequence ATGGCCGCCGAGCTCACCGTCCCCCAGCTGTCCGCCAAGCACCGGCCCACCCTGGACCAGGCCCTGGCCACGATCCGCAGCCGCGCCTACTGGTCCCCGCACCCCGAGCACCCCAAGGCGTACGGGGAGACCGCCGGAGCCGACGGCCTCGCCGCCTTCGAGGCGCTGCGCGGCACCCGGCTCGACCTCGGGCAGCCCGGCACCGACGACTGGACGGGCGCGGAGACCTCCCCGTACGGCGTGGAGCTCGGCGTCGAGTACCCGCACGTGGACCCGGACGTGCTGCTGCCCGCGATGCGGGCCGGCATGGCGGCCTGGCGGGACGCCGGTCCGGAGACCCGCGCCCTGGTCTGCATCGAGATCCTGGCCCGGATCTCCGCGCGGACGCACGAGTTCGCGCACGCGGTCATGCACACCAGCGGCCAGGCCTTCATGATGGCGTTCCAGGCGGGCGGCCCGCACGCGCAGGACCGCGGCCTGGAGGCGGTTGCCTACGCGTACGAGGAGCAGACCCGGGTCCCGGGGCAGGCCGACTGGTCGAAGCCGCAGGGCAAGAAGGACCCGCTGGAGCTGGGCAAGACCTTCACGGCCGTCCCGCGCGGGATCTCCCTGATGATCGGCTGCAACACCTTCCCCACCTGGAACGGCTACCCGGGGATCTTCGCCTCCCTCGCCACGGGCAACCCGGTGCTGGTCAAGCCGCACCCGCGCGCCGTGCTCCCGCTGGCGCTGACCGTCCAGGTGGCCCGCGAGGTCCTCGCGGGCGCCGGCTTCGACCCGAACCTGGTGGCGCTGGCGGTGGAGCGGCCGGGCGAGGGCATCGCCAAGGAGCTCGCCGTCCGCCCCGAGATCAAGGTCATCGACTACACCGGGTCCACCGAGTTCGGCGAGTGGCTCGAGGCCAACGCCCGCCAGGCGCAGGTCTACACGGAGAAGGCCGGCGTCAACACCGTCGTCCTGGACTCCACCGACGACTACAAGGGGATGCTGTCCAACCTGGCCTTCTCGCTGTCCCTGTACAGCGGCCAGATGTGCACCACCCCGCAGAACCTGCTGATCCCGCGCGACGGCATCGAGACGGACGCCGGGCACAAGTCGTACGACGAGGTCGTCGCGGACCTCGCCGGCTCGGTCGGCGGTCTCCTCGGCGACGACGCCCGGGCCAACGCGCTGCTCGGCGCGCTGGTCAACCCGGACGTCAAGGCCCGTCTGGAGGCGGCGGCCGGGCTCGGCGAGGTCGCGCTGGCCTCGCGCGAGATCACGCACCCGGAGTTCCCGGGAGCCGTCGTGCGCACGCCGGTGATGGTGAAGCTGGACTCCTCCAAGCCGGACGAATCCGCCCCCTACCTCTCCGAGTGCTTCGGCCCGGTCTCCTTCGCGGTGGCGGTCGACTCCACGGCGGACGCCCTCGAACTGCTGCGGCGCACAGTCCGCGAGAAGGGCGCGATGACGGTCGGGGCGTACACGACCTCCGCGGACACCGAGCGGGCCATCGAGGAGGTCTGTCTGGAGGAGTCGGCGCAGCTCTCGCTGAACCTGACGGGCGGGGTCTATGTGAACCAGACCGCGGCCTTCTCCGACTTCCACGGTTCGGGCGGCAACCCCGCGGCGAACGCGGCGCTGTGCGACGGGGCGTTCGTCTCCAACCGCTTCCGCGTGGTGGAGGTCCGCCGCCAGGCCTAG
- a CDS encoding TetR/AcrR family transcriptional regulator has protein sequence MTTAKRDTYTPETLLSVAVQVFNERGYDGTSMEHLSKAAGISKSSIYHHVAGKEELLHRAVSRALDELFAVLGEPGAVRGRAVERVEYVTRRTVEVLVAELPYVTLLLRVRGNTRTERWALERRREFDHQVAELLKAAAAEGDLRADVDIRLATRLLFGMVNSLVEWYRPHPGTTSDQLADAVVSMALDGLRTQR, from the coding sequence ATGACGACGGCCAAGCGGGACACCTACACGCCCGAGACCCTCCTGTCCGTCGCCGTCCAGGTCTTCAACGAGCGCGGCTACGACGGCACCTCGATGGAGCACCTCTCCAAGGCCGCCGGCATCTCCAAGTCCTCGATCTACCACCACGTCGCGGGCAAGGAGGAGCTGCTCCACCGGGCCGTCAGCCGGGCGCTGGACGAGCTCTTCGCGGTGCTGGGCGAGCCCGGGGCGGTACGGGGACGCGCGGTCGAGCGCGTCGAGTACGTCACCCGGCGCACGGTCGAGGTCCTCGTCGCGGAACTGCCGTACGTGACGCTGCTGCTGCGGGTCCGGGGAAACACCCGCACCGAGCGCTGGGCGTTGGAGCGGCGCCGCGAGTTCGACCACCAGGTCGCGGAGCTCCTGAAGGCCGCCGCCGCCGAGGGCGACCTGCGGGCGGACGTGGACATCCGCCTCGCCACCCGCCTCCTCTTCGGCATGGTCAACTCCCTGGTCGAGTGGTACCGCCCGCACCCGGGCACCACCTCGGACCAGCTGGCGGACGCGGTGGTCAGCATGGCCCTGGACGGCCTGCGCACCCAGCGCTGA
- a CDS encoding Lrp/AsnC family transcriptional regulator yields the protein MADEQMAGAGSGVVPGAGGASGGALPGTGAPAGPPVPPGAPGPGGPPGPPRPLDSIDRSIVRLLQADGRASIRSVAEQVHVSRANAYARINRLIDDGVIRGFTARVNHERAGQGASAYITLKIVQNSWRTVREQLRELPGAAHIALVSGDFDVLLLVHTPDNRTLRELVLTRLQSIPEVLSTRTLLVFEETDLLARDPSAGPTISED from the coding sequence ATGGCGGATGAACAAATGGCCGGAGCGGGTTCCGGAGTGGTGCCCGGGGCGGGGGGCGCATCCGGGGGCGCACTCCCGGGTACCGGCGCACCGGCGGGCCCGCCGGTGCCGCCCGGAGCGCCCGGACCGGGCGGACCGCCCGGACCGCCGCGCCCCCTCGACTCCATCGACCGCTCGATCGTGCGCCTGCTCCAGGCGGACGGCCGCGCCTCGATACGGTCCGTCGCCGAGCAGGTCCACGTCTCCCGGGCCAACGCCTACGCCCGCATCAACCGGCTCATCGACGACGGCGTGATCCGGGGCTTCACCGCCCGCGTCAACCACGAGCGCGCCGGGCAGGGCGCCTCCGCCTACATCACCCTGAAGATCGTCCAAAACTCCTGGCGGACGGTCCGCGAGCAGCTCCGCGAGCTCCCGGGCGCCGCCCACATCGCCCTGGTCAGCGGCGATTTCGACGTCCTGCTCCTGGTCCACACCCCCGACAACCGCACCCTGCGCGAGCTGGTCCTGACCCGCCTCCAGTCCATCCCGGAGGTCCTCTCCACCCGCACCCTGCTGGTCTTCGAGGAAACGGACCTGCTGGCCCGCGACCCGTCCGCGGGCCCGACGATCTCCGAGGACTGA
- a CDS encoding dihydrolipoamide acetyltransferase family protein: MPQVMEFKLPDLGEGLTEAEIVRWLVEVGDVVAIDQPVVEVETAKAMVEVPCPYGGVVTARFGEEGTELPVGAPLITVAVGEPAELSDGPAEASSGSGNVLVGYGTDHSRPARRRRVRPGSAAPGGGSTAPAAPAPAAAPVVTAPAAAAPAVVAGPVPVISPLVRKLARDHGVDLRALRGSGPEGLILRTDVETALRAPAAQAQAQAQAPAPVPAVAPAPAASTAPQGATRIPLKGVRGAVADKLSRSRREIPDATCWVDADATELMAARAAMNAVGGPKISVLAVLARICTAALARYPELNSTVDLAANEIVRLPAVHLGFAAQTERGLMVPVVRDAQARGAESLSAEFARLTELARAGKLAPADLTGGTFTLNNYGVFGVDGSTPIINHPEAAMLGVGRIMAKPWVHGGELAVRQVVQLSLTFDHRVCDGGTAGGFLRYVADCVESPAVLLRTL; this comes from the coding sequence ATGCCGCAGGTCATGGAGTTCAAGCTGCCGGACCTGGGGGAAGGGCTGACGGAGGCGGAGATCGTCCGCTGGCTGGTGGAGGTCGGCGACGTCGTCGCCATCGACCAGCCCGTCGTCGAGGTCGAGACGGCCAAGGCGATGGTGGAGGTGCCCTGCCCGTACGGGGGCGTCGTCACCGCCCGCTTCGGCGAGGAGGGGACGGAACTGCCGGTCGGCGCACCGCTGATCACCGTCGCGGTGGGCGAGCCGGCCGAGCTCTCCGACGGGCCCGCGGAGGCTTCCTCCGGCTCGGGCAACGTCCTGGTCGGCTACGGGACGGACCATTCGCGTCCGGCGCGTCGGAGGCGGGTGCGACCCGGCTCCGCCGCGCCGGGAGGCGGCTCCACGGCTCCCGCCGCACCGGCTCCGGCCGCGGCTCCCGTGGTCACGGCACCGGCGGCCGCCGCACCGGCCGTCGTCGCCGGGCCCGTGCCGGTCATCTCGCCGCTGGTGCGCAAGCTCGCCCGGGACCACGGGGTGGACCTGCGCGCGCTGCGCGGCTCCGGCCCGGAGGGCCTGATCCTGCGCACGGACGTCGAGACGGCCCTGCGCGCCCCGGCGGCCCAGGCCCAGGCCCAGGCCCAGGCTCCGGCTCCGGTTCCGGCCGTCGCCCCTGCCCCCGCCGCCTCCACCGCGCCGCAGGGCGCCACGCGGATCCCGCTCAAGGGCGTGCGGGGCGCGGTCGCGGACAAGCTGTCGCGCAGCCGGCGCGAGATCCCCGACGCCACGTGCTGGGTCGACGCGGACGCCACGGAGCTGATGGCGGCCCGGGCGGCGATGAACGCGGTGGGCGGGCCGAAGATCTCGGTGCTCGCCGTACTGGCCCGCATCTGCACGGCGGCGCTGGCGCGGTACCCGGAGCTCAACTCCACCGTGGACCTCGCGGCGAACGAGATCGTCCGGCTCCCGGCCGTGCACCTCGGCTTCGCCGCGCAGACGGAGCGGGGCCTGATGGTCCCGGTCGTCCGGGACGCGCAGGCCCGGGGAGCCGAGTCCCTGTCGGCGGAGTTCGCCCGCCTCACGGAGCTGGCCAGGGCGGGGAAGCTCGCCCCGGCCGACCTCACCGGAGGCACCTTCACCCTGAACAACTACGGGGTGTTCGGGGTGGACGGCTCCACGCCGATCATCAACCACCCGGAAGCCGCGATGCTCGGCGTGGGCCGGATCATGGCCAAGCCGTGGGTGCACGGGGGAGAGCTGGCGGTCCGCCAGGTCGTGCAGCTGTCCCTCACCTTCGACCACCGGGTGTGCGACGGCGGCACGGCGGGCGGCTTCCTGCGGTACGTGGCGGACTGCGTCGAGTCGCCGGCGGTCCTGCTGCGCACTCTGTAG
- a CDS encoding HTTM domain-containing protein, which translates to MAKVTGQALGPHQSAVVRIGFAGTWLFFLLREFPYRHELYGPDGPWSWELARRLIDSNHAFTVLMWSDSSLWFEIVYAVSVLSSALLLLGWRTRATSVLFMVGVLSLQNRSVFMGDGGDNVIHLMAIYLVLTRCARVWSLDARRARRLGSASAGPAGPVLWGVLGAVFAYGAVTDRFTTGWLVAFAALWVLAALWWMVDRHEPEGEGRAVLDVLANLVHNAGMLVIMAEVCLIYATAGWYKIQGSRWQDGTALYYPLGLDYFTPWPGLSAFLAGSGTLVMLLSYGTVAVQVAFPFTLFNRRIKNVLLALMMLEHVGIAVLLGLPFFSLAMIAADAVFLPTAFLLWLGARAAALRPRGRRPAPEVEAEAEAEPGPGPEREREERPGTVGSAV; encoded by the coding sequence CTGGCCAAGGTCACCGGTCAGGCTCTGGGCCCCCACCAGAGCGCCGTGGTCCGCATCGGCTTCGCCGGCACCTGGCTGTTCTTCCTGCTGCGCGAGTTCCCGTACCGCCACGAGCTCTACGGGCCGGACGGCCCCTGGAGCTGGGAGCTGGCGCGCCGGCTGATCGACTCGAACCACGCCTTCACGGTGCTGATGTGGTCGGACTCGTCCCTCTGGTTCGAGATCGTCTACGCCGTCTCCGTGCTGTCGAGCGCGCTGCTGCTGCTGGGCTGGCGCACCCGGGCGACGTCCGTGCTGTTCATGGTCGGGGTGCTGTCCCTGCAGAACCGCAGCGTCTTCATGGGCGACGGCGGGGACAACGTCATCCACCTGATGGCGATCTACCTCGTCCTGACCCGCTGCGCCCGCGTGTGGTCGCTGGACGCCCGCCGCGCCCGCCGGCTCGGCAGTGCCTCGGCAGGGCCCGCGGGGCCGGTGCTGTGGGGCGTGCTCGGCGCGGTGTTCGCGTACGGGGCGGTGACCGACCGGTTCACCACCGGCTGGCTGGTGGCCTTCGCGGCGCTGTGGGTGCTCGCCGCGCTGTGGTGGATGGTCGACCGCCACGAACCGGAGGGGGAGGGCCGCGCGGTCCTCGACGTCCTGGCCAACCTGGTGCACAACGCCGGGATGCTGGTGATCATGGCGGAGGTCTGCCTGATCTACGCGACGGCCGGGTGGTACAAGATCCAGGGCTCGCGCTGGCAGGACGGCACCGCCCTGTACTACCCGCTGGGCCTGGACTACTTCACCCCGTGGCCCGGGCTTTCGGCCTTCCTGGCGGGCAGCGGCACGCTGGTCATGCTGCTGTCGTACGGGACGGTCGCCGTCCAGGTGGCCTTCCCGTTCACGCTGTTCAACCGGCGGATCAAGAACGTGCTGCTGGCGCTGATGATGCTGGAGCACGTGGGGATCGCCGTGCTGCTCGGGCTGCCGTTCTTCTCGCTGGCGATGATCGCCGCGGACGCGGTCTTCCTGCCGACGGCGTTCCTGCTCTGGCTCGGCGCGCGCGCCGCGGCGCTGCGCCCGCGCGGCCGCCGGCCCGCTCCGGAGGTGGAGGCGGAGGCGGAGGCTGAGCCGGGGCCCGGCCCGGAGCGGGAGCGGGAGGAACGGCCGGGGACCGTAGGCTCGGCGGTATGA
- a CDS encoding alpha-ketoacid dehydrogenase subunit beta, whose amino-acid sequence MTTVAAKPTTTKPATMAQALNRAMRDAMAEDPTVHVMGEDVGALGGVFRITDGLAKEFGEDRCTDTPLAEAGILGAAVGMAMYGLRPVVEMQFDAFAYPAFEQLISHVAKMRNRTRGAMPLPITIRVPYGGGIGGVEHHSDSSEAYYVATPGLTVVTPATVEDAYGLLRASIASDDPVVFLEPKRLYWSKADWSPEAPAAVPGIGEALVRRTGTSATLITYGPSLPVCMEAAEAAREEGWDLEVVDLRSLVPFDEETVVASVRRTGRAVVVHESGGFGGPGAEIAARVTERCFHHLEAPVLRVTGFDIPYPPPMLEKHHLPGVDRILDTVARLQWEN is encoded by the coding sequence ATGACCACGGTGGCGGCGAAGCCGACGACCACGAAGCCGGCGACCATGGCGCAGGCCCTGAACCGGGCCATGCGCGACGCGATGGCCGAGGATCCGACCGTCCACGTGATGGGCGAGGACGTCGGGGCGCTCGGCGGGGTCTTCCGCATCACGGACGGGCTCGCGAAGGAGTTCGGCGAGGACCGCTGTACGGACACCCCGCTCGCGGAGGCGGGCATCCTCGGCGCGGCCGTCGGCATGGCCATGTACGGGCTGCGGCCGGTCGTGGAGATGCAGTTCGACGCGTTCGCCTACCCGGCCTTCGAGCAGCTGATCTCCCACGTGGCCAAGATGCGCAACCGCACGCGCGGCGCGATGCCGCTCCCGATCACCATCCGCGTGCCCTACGGCGGCGGGATCGGCGGCGTGGAGCACCACAGTGACTCCTCCGAGGCCTACTACGTGGCCACGCCCGGGCTCACCGTCGTGACCCCGGCGACGGTCGAGGACGCGTACGGGCTGCTGCGCGCGTCGATAGCCAGCGACGACCCGGTGGTCTTCCTGGAGCCGAAGCGGCTGTACTGGTCCAAGGCCGACTGGTCTCCCGAGGCGCCCGCCGCGGTCCCGGGGATCGGCGAGGCCCTCGTCCGGCGGACCGGCACGAGCGCGACGCTGATCACCTACGGGCCCTCCCTGCCGGTGTGCATGGAGGCGGCCGAGGCGGCGCGCGAGGAGGGCTGGGACCTGGAGGTCGTGGACCTGCGCTCGCTGGTCCCCTTCGACGAGGAGACCGTCGTGGCCTCCGTGCGCCGGACCGGGCGCGCGGTCGTGGTCCACGAGTCCGGCGGCTTCGGCGGCCCGGGCGCGGAGATCGCCGCCCGCGTCACGGAGCGGTGCTTCCACCACCTGGAGGCGCCGGTGCTGCGCGTGACCGGCTTCGACATCCCGTATCCGCCGCCGATGCTGGAGAAGCACCACCTGCCCGGCGTGGACCGGATCCTGGACACCGTGGCCCGTCTGCAGTGGGAGAACTGA
- a CDS encoding RNA methyltransferase: MSEQHADPEDPQVTDGTERQWREAAAREDLVLLDGFHALKHALRFGADVRIAVADEPDAVRDLAHELAPDVAADVARLVRRAPLKALLGGGRVHPTGVAALAVRPSRAEGLARLAALPRTAPVVVLDNPRNLGNVGAVVRLAAGFGATGVVTRGDLDPWHPNVVRAGAGLHYATTVDRVDLDTLPPGPLYALDPEGEDIRALTLPDDALLAFGSERHGISPELRARADHLVSLPMRPQVSSYNLATSVAMALFHWGGPRQDPEEPV; encoded by the coding sequence ATGAGCGAGCAGCACGCGGATCCCGAAGATCCCCAGGTCACGGACGGCACCGAACGGCAGTGGCGGGAGGCAGCCGCGCGGGAGGACCTCGTCCTCCTCGACGGGTTCCACGCGCTCAAGCACGCCCTGCGCTTCGGGGCGGACGTGCGCATCGCCGTCGCCGACGAGCCGGATGCCGTACGGGACCTCGCGCACGAGCTGGCTCCGGACGTGGCGGCGGACGTCGCCCGGCTGGTGCGCCGGGCACCGCTGAAGGCGCTGCTGGGCGGGGGCCGGGTGCACCCCACCGGGGTGGCGGCCCTCGCGGTCCGGCCGAGCCGCGCAGAAGGGCTGGCCCGGCTCGCCGCGCTGCCCAGGACGGCCCCGGTCGTCGTCCTCGACAACCCCCGCAACCTCGGCAACGTCGGCGCCGTCGTCCGCCTCGCCGCCGGTTTCGGCGCCACCGGCGTCGTCACCCGCGGCGACCTCGACCCCTGGCATCCCAACGTGGTCCGTGCCGGAGCGGGACTGCACTACGCCACCACCGTGGACCGGGTGGACCTCGACACCCTGCCGCCGGGCCCGCTGTACGCGCTCGACCCGGAGGGCGAGGACATCCGTGCCCTCACCCTCCCGGACGACGCCCTGCTCGCCTTCGGCTCGGAACGCCACGGCATCTCGCCCGAGCTCCGCGCCCGCGCCGACCACCTGGTGTCCCTGCCGATGCGCCCGCAGGTCTCCAGCTACAACCTGGCCACCAGCGTGGCGATGGCCCTCTTCCACTGGGGCGGGCCCCGGCAGGATCCGGAAGAGCCGGTCTAG
- the pdhA gene encoding pyruvate dehydrogenase (acetyl-transferring) E1 component subunit alpha → MTVQELPGAGASHRSTPPPAWRPRTDAAPLLPDPEPYRVLGTPAADRLDPELMRRCYAELVRGRRYNAQATALTRQGRLAVYPSTVGQEACEIAAAMVLEEQDWLFPSYRDTLAAVARGLDPVEALTLLRGDWHTGYDPRERRIAPLSTPLATQLPHAVGLAHAARLRGDDVVALAMVGDGGTSEGDFHEAMNFAAVWQAPVVFLVQNNGFAISVPLAKQTAAPTLAHKAVGYGMPGRLVDGNDIAAMHEVLSEAVRRARAGGGPTMIEAVTYRIEAHTNADDATRYRGDAEVEAWKAHDPIQLLERELTARGLLDEAGIQAAKDAAEEMAAALRDGMNAEPVLDPMDLFENVYAQQTGRLREQAAMLRAELDAAEQDAAEEEDPS, encoded by the coding sequence ATGACGGTCCAAGAGCTGCCCGGTGCCGGTGCGTCCCACCGCTCCACCCCGCCGCCCGCCTGGAGGCCCCGTACGGATGCCGCCCCGCTGCTCCCGGACCCCGAGCCGTACCGGGTGCTGGGCACCCCGGCCGCAGACCGGCTCGACCCCGAGCTGATGCGCCGGTGCTACGCCGAGCTGGTGCGCGGCCGCCGCTACAACGCCCAGGCCACCGCCCTCACCCGGCAGGGCCGATTGGCCGTATATCCCTCCACCGTGGGTCAGGAGGCGTGCGAGATTGCCGCCGCGATGGTCCTGGAGGAGCAGGACTGGCTGTTCCCGAGCTACCGCGACACCCTCGCGGCCGTGGCGCGCGGACTGGACCCCGTGGAGGCCCTGACCCTCCTGCGCGGCGACTGGCACACCGGCTACGACCCGCGCGAGCGCCGGATCGCCCCGCTGTCGACCCCCCTCGCCACCCAGCTGCCGCACGCGGTCGGCCTGGCGCACGCCGCGCGGCTGCGCGGCGACGACGTGGTCGCCCTCGCCATGGTCGGCGACGGCGGAACCAGCGAGGGCGATTTCCACGAGGCCATGAACTTCGCCGCCGTCTGGCAGGCGCCGGTGGTCTTCCTCGTCCAGAACAACGGCTTCGCGATATCCGTCCCGCTCGCCAAGCAGACCGCCGCCCCGACCCTGGCCCACAAGGCCGTGGGGTACGGGATGCCGGGCCGCCTCGTCGACGGCAACGACATCGCCGCCATGCACGAGGTGCTGTCCGAGGCGGTCCGGCGGGCCCGGGCCGGCGGCGGACCGACCATGATCGAGGCCGTCACCTACCGCATCGAGGCCCACACCAACGCCGACGACGCCACCCGCTACCGGGGCGACGCCGAGGTGGAGGCCTGGAAGGCGCACGACCCGATCCAGCTGCTGGAGCGCGAGCTGACCGCCCGCGGGCTGCTGGACGAGGCGGGCATCCAGGCGGCCAAGGACGCGGCCGAGGAGATGGCGGCGGCGCTCCGGGACGGGATGAACGCGGAGCCCGTGCTCGATCCGATGGACCTCTTCGAAAACGTCTACGCGCAGCAGACCGGCCGGCTCCGCGAACAGGCGGCCATGCTCCGTGCCGAGCTGGACGCGGCCGAGCAGGACGCGGCAGAAGAGGAGGACCCGTCATGA
- a CDS encoding 3-hydroxyacyl-CoA dehydrogenase, which produces MTAIERSRTVAVVGAGTMGQGIAQVALLAGHRVLLYDIDAVLAADAVGFVQDRVERMAAKGRLDRAEAEDAIGRIDSAAELSGLAGAALVVEAVVEDASVKRALFAALEEVVSPDALLATNTSSLSVTELAAGLAHPGRFLGLHFFNPAPLLPLVEVVSGFATEPAAAERAYRTVLGWGKTPVRCADTPGFIVNRIARPFYAEAFAVYEEQGADPATIDAVLRESGGFKMGPFALTDLIGQDVNEAVTRSVWESFFRSPKFTPSLAQRRLVQSGRLGRKSGHGWYPYGPDAKAPAPHTAGPEDAPGAVTVVGDLGPAAGLTELLEEAGIAVTAVGHGGPYIQLPGEGQLVLADGKTSIEFADVVYFDLAFDYRAATRVALSVSEDTSERTLAEAVGLFQKLGKKVSVIGDVPGMIVARTVAMLIDLTADAVARGVAVAEDIDTAMRLGVNYPAGPAEWHDRLGRDWAYDLLHHLDARCPGGRYAPSLALYKLGYAAGEEDAEDGDEAYDEAGETE; this is translated from the coding sequence ATGACAGCAATCGAGCGGTCCCGCACAGTGGCGGTAGTCGGCGCGGGGACCATGGGGCAGGGCATCGCCCAGGTCGCCCTTCTCGCAGGTCACCGCGTGCTGCTCTACGACATCGACGCCGTCCTCGCCGCCGACGCGGTCGGCTTCGTGCAGGACCGCGTCGAGCGGATGGCCGCCAAGGGCCGGCTGGATCGGGCCGAGGCCGAGGACGCGATCGGCCGAATCGATTCGGCGGCCGAACTGTCCGGGCTGGCGGGCGCCGCCCTCGTCGTCGAGGCGGTCGTCGAGGACGCCTCCGTCAAGCGCGCGCTGTTCGCCGCACTCGAAGAGGTGGTTTCGCCGGACGCGCTGCTGGCCACCAACACCTCCTCCCTCTCCGTCACCGAGCTCGCCGCGGGCCTCGCGCACCCCGGCCGCTTCCTCGGCCTGCACTTCTTCAACCCGGCCCCGCTGCTCCCGCTGGTCGAGGTGGTCTCCGGGTTCGCGACCGAACCGGCCGCCGCCGAGCGCGCGTACCGCACCGTGCTGGGCTGGGGGAAGACGCCGGTGCGCTGCGCCGACACCCCGGGCTTCATCGTCAACCGGATCGCCCGCCCCTTCTACGCCGAGGCCTTCGCGGTGTACGAGGAGCAGGGCGCCGATCCGGCCACCATCGACGCCGTGCTCCGCGAGAGCGGCGGCTTCAAGATGGGCCCCTTCGCGCTGACCGACCTGATCGGCCAGGATGTCAACGAGGCCGTCACCCGCTCCGTGTGGGAGTCCTTCTTCCGCAGCCCCAAGTTCACCCCGTCCCTCGCGCAGCGCCGGCTGGTCCAGTCGGGCCGCCTCGGCCGCAAGTCGGGGCACGGCTGGTACCCGTACGGCCCGGACGCGAAGGCCCCGGCCCCGCACACGGCCGGACCCGAGGACGCTCCGGGCGCGGTCACCGTGGTCGGCGACCTCGGGCCCGCCGCCGGCCTCACCGAGCTCCTGGAGGAGGCCGGGATCGCGGTCACGGCCGTCGGCCACGGGGGCCCGTACATCCAGCTCCCCGGCGAGGGGCAGCTCGTGCTCGCCGACGGCAAGACCTCGATCGAGTTCGCCGACGTCGTCTACTTCGACCTCGCCTTCGACTACCGCGCCGCGACCCGCGTCGCGCTCTCGGTGAGCGAGGACACCAGCGAGCGGACCCTCGCGGAGGCCGTCGGGCTGTTCCAGAAGCTCGGCAAGAAGGTCTCCGTCATCGGCGACGTCCCCGGCATGATCGTGGCCCGGACCGTCGCGATGCTGATCGACCTCACCGCCGATGCCGTCGCGCGCGGGGTGGCGGTCGCCGAGGACATCGACACGGCGATGAGGCTCGGGGTCAACTACCCCGCGGGCCCCGCCGAATGGCACGACCGGCTCGGCCGCGACTGGGCGTACGACCTGCTGCACCACCTCGACGCGCGCTGTCCGGGCGGCCGGTACGCGCCCTCGCTGGCGCTGTACAAGCTGGGGTACGCGGCGGGGGAGGAAGACGCCGAGGACGGGGACGAGGCGTACGACGAGGCGGGGGAGACGGAATGA